Proteins co-encoded in one Deltaproteobacteria bacterium genomic window:
- a CDS encoding metallo-mystery pair system four-Cys motif protein, whose product MNPSPILKKLFLILLIGGSVGCAEQTVPVEIRFQANVGENPLNCETTYDNQGSANTSITFSDFRFYLHNIRLVTAEGEELSVTLDEDGIWQQWHLALLDFEDGTGSCRNGSEQTHTTLSGQVPEREFTELRFTIGVPFDDNHVNPATATPPLTFTNMSWGWQGGFKFFRADVASEDYNFIFHLGSTGCEGTIGDVSGCSRSNRADVVIPNFNPATDTIIVDAEILFRETNVSQNTPETLSGCMSSKTDGDCSPLFTNMGLNQETGEVESPANFFRVSP is encoded by the coding sequence ATCGGCGGATCGGTAGGCTGCGCTGAGCAGACCGTCCCTGTAGAGATTCGCTTTCAAGCCAACGTCGGTGAGAACCCGCTAAATTGTGAGACCACCTACGATAATCAAGGCAGTGCCAACACTTCCATCACCTTTTCTGACTTTCGATTCTATCTTCACAACATACGACTCGTCACCGCCGAGGGGGAAGAGCTGAGTGTGACGCTTGATGAAGACGGTATTTGGCAGCAATGGCACTTGGCGTTACTCGACTTTGAAGACGGGACAGGTTCATGCCGTAACGGTTCGGAGCAAACACATACGACTCTGAGCGGTCAGGTGCCAGAGAGAGAATTCACCGAACTCAGATTTACCATTGGGGTTCCCTTCGACGACAATCACGTCAACCCAGCAACAGCCACTCCTCCCCTAACCTTCACCAACATGAGCTGGGGTTGGCAAGGCGGCTTCAAATTCTTTCGCGCGGACGTGGCCTCGGAAGATTATAACTTTATCTTCCATCTTGGCAGTACTGGCTGCGAGGGTACCATTGGGGATGTCAGCGGCTGTAGCCGCTCAAACCGAGCCGACGTCGTTATCCCAAACTTCAACCCAGCAACCGACACGATTATTGTTGATGCCGAAATTCTCTTCCGTGAAACCAATGTGAGCCAAAACACTCCCGAAACTTTAAGCGGGTGCATGTCTTCAAAAACCGATGGTGACTGTTCACCTCTCTTTACAAATATGGGTCTTAACCAAGAAACAGGCGAGGTTGAATCGCCGGCCAACTTCTTCCGAGTAAGCCCATGA
- a CDS encoding di-heme enzyme, whose product MKILIAALTLICLTACSPEPVAEWEWGLPDHFPVPNVPEDNPLTQAKVDLGRFLFYDTRLSVNNEMSCASCHKQELAFTDGKALSDGTTGEVTPRGSMSLTNIVYASRLTWANHLLDRLEDQSLTPLFGEEPVEMGMAGLEDRLTTLFSTDPMYSQMFQDAFPNDDQPFSIGNLTKALASFERILLSFDTPFDGYMAGNTDALSDSEKRGLGLFLSERLECFHCHGGFNFSDSLSHQGTPFDEVAFHNTGLYNIDGEGAYPHPNQGLFSLTEDPLDMGRFKAPSLRNIGVTAPYMHDGSIETLREVVEHYAAGGRTITEGEHAGVGSDNPYKSEFVPGFIISDEEMVDLLSFLETLTDEAFLTNPAFSDPFQAQ is encoded by the coding sequence ATGAAAATTCTCATCGCTGCGCTCACCCTGATATGCCTCACAGCCTGTAGTCCTGAACCCGTCGCAGAATGGGAATGGGGATTGCCCGACCATTTCCCTGTTCCAAATGTGCCCGAAGACAATCCTCTAACTCAAGCCAAAGTTGATTTAGGACGCTTTCTTTTTTACGACACACGACTTTCCGTCAATAATGAAATGTCCTGCGCGAGTTGCCACAAACAAGAACTGGCATTTACCGATGGGAAAGCACTCTCCGATGGAACCACCGGAGAAGTGACCCCACGTGGCTCAATGAGCCTTACCAACATTGTTTACGCTTCAAGGCTCACTTGGGCCAACCACCTCCTAGACCGCCTGGAAGACCAATCACTTACGCCGCTGTTTGGAGAGGAACCTGTTGAGATGGGCATGGCTGGCCTCGAAGATCGGCTAACGACCTTGTTCTCGACCGATCCCATGTACAGCCAGATGTTTCAGGACGCATTTCCTAATGACGACCAACCATTCTCAATTGGCAACCTCACCAAAGCCCTCGCAAGCTTTGAACGCATCTTACTCTCATTCGATACGCCGTTTGACGGCTACATGGCGGGGAATACAGACGCCCTTTCAGACTCTGAGAAAAGAGGGCTCGGGCTCTTCCTCTCGGAAAGGCTCGAGTGTTTTCATTGCCATGGCGGATTCAACTTCTCTGACAGCTTATCCCACCAAGGCACGCCATTTGACGAGGTCGCCTTTCATAATACGGGTCTCTACAACATTGATGGAGAAGGCGCTTACCCGCATCCCAACCAGGGCCTTTTCAGCCTTACGGAAGACCCACTCGACATGGGTCGGTTCAAGGCTCCAAGCCTACGAAATATTGGAGTGACCGCGCCCTACATGCACGATGGAAGCATCGAAACATTGCGAGAAGTTGTGGAGCATTATGCAGCGGGTGGACGAACGATAACTGAAGGCGAACACGCCGGAGTCGGCTCAGACAACCCATACAAAAGCGAGTTTGTACCAGGCTTCATTATCAGCGATGAGGAAATGGTAGATCTTCTATCCTTCCTTGAAACGCTCACCGACGAAGCGTTTCTCACGAACCCAGCCTTCTCCGACCCATTTCAAGCCCAATAA